The Streptomyces tendae DNA segment CCGACGACCTGGTGGCGGTGCACGGGCAGAGCGACCAGCAGGGGCTGCTGAAGCTGTCCCGGCAGCGGCAGGCGCTCGACCGGTACGCGGGCTACGCGGTCGCCGTGCCGCTCGGCAAGTACACGGAGGCGTACAAGCGGCTGCGGGCGGTCACCGCCGAGCTGGAGGAGATCACCACCCGTGCGCGGGAGCGGGCCCAGGAGGCCGACATGCTGCGCTTCGGGCTGGAGGAGATCGCCGCCGTGGAGCCCCGCGCGGGTGAGGACGCGGAGCTCGCCGAGGAGGCCGGGCGGCTCGGGCACGCCGAGGCACTCGCGTCGGCCGCCGCGGTCGCGCACGCCGCCCTCGCGGGCAATCCGGAGGACCCCGAGGGCGTGGACGCCGGGACGCTCGTCGCGGGTGCCCAGCGGGCCCTGGAGGCCGTGCGGGCGCACGACCCGGCGCTGGCCGCGCTGACGGACCGCATCGGCGAGATCGGCATCCTGCTGCGGGACGTGGCGGGCGAGCTGGCCGGTTACGCCGACGACCTGGACGCCGATCCGCTGCGGCTGGCGGCGGTCGAGGAGCGACGGGCGGCGCTCACCGCGCTGACCCGCAAGTACGGCGAGGACGTCGCCGAGGTGCTGGCCTGGGCGGAGCGGAGCGCCGCGCGGCTCACCGACCTGGAGGGCGACGACGAGCGGATCGGGGAGCTGACCGCCGAGCGTGACGGGCTGCGCAACGAACTGGGCGCGCTGGCGCAGGAGCTGTCGCAGGCCCGGGCGGAGGCGGCGGAGCGGTTCGCGGCGGCCGTGACGGACGAGCTGGCGTCGCTCGCGATGCCGCACGCGCGCGTGTCGTTCGACATCCGGCAGACCGAGGACCCCGAGGGCGTCGAGGTGAACGGGCGCACGGTGGCGTACGGGCCGTCGGGCGTGGACGAGGTGGAGCTGCTGCTGGCCCCGCACCCCGGGGCGCCGCCCCGGCCGATCGCCAAGGGCGCGTCGGGCGGCGAGCTGTCGCGCGTGATGCTGGCCGTGGAGGTCGTGTTCGCGGGGACCGACCCGGTGCCGACGTACCTCTTCGACGAGGTGGACGCCGGCGTCGGCGGCAAGGCGGCGGTGGAGATCGGCCGGCGCCTCGCTCGGCTGGCGAAGAAGGCCCAGGTCGTGGTCGTCACGCATCTGCCGCAGGTGGCCGCGTTCGCCGACCGGCAGCTGCTGGTGGAGAAGACAAACGACGGCTCGGTCACCCGGTCCGGCGTGAAGGTGCTCGAAGGCGAGGACCGGGTGCGGGAGTTGTCCCGGATGCTGGCCGGCCAGGAGGACTCCGAGACGGCCCGGGCGCACGCGGAGGAACTGCTGGCGGCGGCCCGCGCGGACGGCTAGCCCCACCGGAAGGCAAAGTTCCGTCATCCGTACGGGTGATGTGGCGTTCCGTGTGGACACGGGCGTACGCCCGCGCGTTTCCCGGAACGGCCGTGTGTCCTGGCATGCTTGACGGAGTACGCGGAGGACGCCGCGCGGTACACCCCTCCGCGGGATCCTTCGGTACGTTCGTCGTGACCGTCCGACCGAACCAGGAGCCCGGCCACGTGACCCCCGTGAGCAGCCACGCATCGCACGGCCAGTCGTCGCTGCGCACCGTGCAGGTGCTGGGCGGCGGCAACGCCGCCAGCGGCGCGCACGTGCGCTCGCTGGCCGCGGGGCTCGTCGCGCGGGGCGTGCGGGTCACGGTGTGCGCCCCCGTGGAGGCCGACCACGCCTACGACTTCACCGGGGTGGGGGCCGAGCACGTGCACGTGCCGCGCAGCAGCGACCCGGGGTCGGTGGCGGCGCTGCGTGCCGCCTGCTCGGGCGCCGACCTGGTCCACGCGCACGGTCTGCACGCCTCGTTCCGTACCGCCCTGGCGCTCAGCGGGCGGCAGACCCCGTTCGTCGTCACCTGGCACGACCGGGCGCACGCCGACGGCCCGCGCGCCCATTTCCTGCGGGTGCTGGAGCGGCGGGTCGTCCGCGCGGCCACCGTGGTCCTGGGGACGACCTCGGCGCTGGTGGACCGGGCCCGCCGTTCGGGAGCGCGTGACGCGCGGCTGGCCGCGGTGTCCCTGCCCGGCCCCCGCAGCGCGCCGCCGCCGGACGAGGCCGACCGGCTGCGGCCGAAGGTGCGGGCCGAACTCGGCGCCGTGGAGCGCCCGTTGATCATCGCGGTCGGCTCCCTGGAACGGCGCCGCGGCTACGACGACCTGCTGGACGCCGCGCACGCCTGGCGGCTCCTCGACCCGGTGCCGCTGGTGGTGATCGCGGGGGAAGGGCCGCTGCACGGCGAACTGCGGCGCCGGATCGAGGACGAGGAACTGCCGGTCCGGCTGGCCGGCCCGCGCGAGGACGTCCCCGACCTGCTCGCCGCGGCCGACGTGGCCGTGCTGCCGAGCCGCCGGGAGGAGGCGCGCTCGCCGTTCGCCCAGGAGGCCCTGCACGCACGCGTGCCGCTGGTCGCCACCCGGGTGGGCGGCGTTCCCGAACTCGTCGGCGACGCCGCCGAACTCGTGCCCCGGGGCAACGCGCGGGCGCTCGCCGACGCCGTGACCCGCCTGCTGGAGGACCCCGGACGGCGTGAGCTGCTGGCGGAGCGGGGCCCGAGGCAGGCCGCCACCTGGCCGACCGAGGACCAGACGGTCGCCCAGGTGCTCAGCGTCTACGACGAGCTGACCCGGCCCCGGCCGCTGACCTGACCCCGGCGGACGTCCGCGGCCACCGCGCTGTGCGGCGGCACCCCGTGGGTCAGGGCACGTGCCGCCGCGCCCGCAGGGCCAGGCTCAACGTCAGCACCGTCTGCGGGTCGTCGAGGTCCGTGCCCAGCAACTCCCCGATGCGGGCGAGCCGGTTGTAGAGCGTCTGCCGGTTCAGGTGCAGCTCCCGCGCCGTCTCCGCCTTGCGCCCGGCGTGCGCCAGGTACGTCTCCAGCGTGGGCAGCAGCGCGGGCCGTGAGCGCCGGTCGTGCTCCAGGACCGGACCGATCGCCCGGTCCACGAAGTCCGCCAGGTCCGGGTGGTCACGCAGCCGCCACAGCAGCAGGTCGATGTCCAGCCGCCGTGCGTCGTACCAGGGACGTTCGGGCAAACCCTGTGCCGCCGTCGCCGTCTCCACCGCGTGCCGCAGGCCGGTCGGCACCGCCGCCCAGTCGCCGGCCGGGCCGACCACCACCACGGGCGGACGTCCGCCCGGCCTGAGCATTCCCGCGCGCTCGACCCCGGCGCGCAGCGCGGTCGCCACCCGCTCCGCGGCGGCCGGCCGGTCCGCCTCGGCGCGCAGCCCGAGCAGCAGCGGCACACGTCCCTCGACCGGCCGCACACCGAGCAGCACGGGCACGCCGACCGACGACAGTTCCTCGCCCACCGCGCGGGCCAGGACCGCCCAGCCGCCGCTCTGCGGCGACAGGGTGTCGCCGAGCCGCATGACCACCGGGAGCAGCGGCCCCCGGCCCGGCTTGAAGCCCAGGACGCGGGCCTGCGCGGGCGCGTCCTCGGCGGTGATCCGGCCCTCGGCGAGGTCGGTGAGGAAGTCACCGCGGCCCCGCGCCGCCAGCTCCTCCTCCTGACGGGCCTGCATCAGCACCACGGCGAGGATGCCCGCGGCCCGCTCGGCCGCCATGCGGTGCACCGGCTCCGGCGCGCTGCGCACCGGCAGCAGCGCCAGGCGCGCCCGGACACCGCCGCTGCCGGGGCCGCCGCCGGGCACGTCCACGAGGACCGAACCGGCCGGCGGGGCGTCCCGCTGCCGGTCGCGCAGCCCTTCCCACACCTGGAGCGGATCCGCGCCCTCGGGACCCTCGCCGGCCGCGTACAGCAGCTGCCCGTCGGTGGTCTCCAGGAACACGGGGTTGCCGGTGAACCCGGCGAGGATCTCCAGGACCTGGGGCACGCCCCCGCCGCCGAGAAGTGCCTCGGTGCAGCGGCGGTGCACCTCCTCCGCGCGCTGCAGCAGCGCGTAGTGCCCGTTGACGATCTCGGTGTGGATCTCCTCGGTGACCGTGACGAACGGCACCTCGCGGTGCAGCTGGACCAGCGGCAGTCCGGCGGCCCGGGCCGCGTCGACCAGGGCGGCGGGGAGCCGGGTGAAGCGTGGGCCGAGCTCGACGACCAGGGCGGCGATGCCCCGGTCCGCCAGCGTGCGCACGAAGGCCCGCTGGTCGGCCGGACGGGTACCGAGCCCGTACCCGGTGGTCAGCAGCAGCTCGCCGCCCTTGAGCAGGGAGGCGATGTTGGGCACCTCACCCGCGTGCACCCAGCGCACCGTCCGCCCCAGCCGCTCGGCGCCGGCGAGGACCTCCGGGAGGCCGCTGCGCAGGCCGGGGAGTTCCAGGGCGCGCTGCACGGTGATGCCCGAGGGCGGGGGTGTGCGGGGGGTGCTCATGCAGCGGACGGTACCCGGGGGTGTGTCCCGGGCACACGTCCGGCCTGCACATATCCTTCACGAACGGTGCCGGCGCCGACCCGCGCCGGCAGGCGCTCCCGCCCCGGTCCGGCCCAGGGCGGGAGCCCGCGTCAGCCCCCGTACGCCCCCGACGCCGTCAGGCGCAGGGCCGTGTCGATGAGCGGGACGTGGCTGAAGGCCTGCGGGAAGTTGCCCACCTGGCGCTGCAGGCGCGGGTCCCACTCCTCCGCCAGCAGACCGAGGTCGTTGCGCAGCGCCAGCAGCTTCTCGAACAGCTTCCGCGCCTCGTCCACGCGGCCGATCATCGCCAGGTCGTCGGCCATCCAGAACGAGCAGGCGAGGAACGCGCCCTCGTCACCCGGCAGGCCGTCCACGCCCTCGTCCATGCCCTCGGTCGGGTAGCGCAGGATGAAGCCGTCGGAGGTGGACAGCTCGCGCTGGATCGCCTCAACGGTGCCGATCACCCGCTTGTCGTCCGGCGGCAGGAAGCCCACCTGGGGGATCAGCAGCAGGGCCGCGTCCAGTTCCCGGGAGCCGTAGGACTGCGTGAACGTGTTGCGTTCCTTGTCGTAGCCCTTCTCGCACACGTCCCGGTGGATGTCGTCGCGCAGCTGCTTCCACTCCTCCAACGGGCCGTCGGCGTCACCGGACTCGATGAGCTTGATGGTGCGGTCGACGGCGACCCAGGCCATCACCTTGGAGTGCACGAAGTGGCGGCGCGGGCCGCGCACCTCCCAGATGCCCTCGTCCGGCTCCTGCCAGTGCTTCTCCAGGTACTGGATCAGCTTGAGCTGGAGCAGCGAGGCGTAGTCGTTGCGCGCGAGACCGGTCATGTGGGCCAGGTGCAGGGCCTCGGTGACCTCGCCGTACACGTCGAGCTGGAGCTGGTGCGCCGCGCCGTTGCCCACCCGGACGGGCGCCGACGTCTCGTAGCCCGGCAGCCAGTCGAGCTCCGCCTCGCCGAGCTCGCGCTCGCCGGCGATGCCGTACATGATCTGCAGGTTCTCCGGGTCGCCCGCCACCGCGCGCAGCAGCCACTCGCGCCAGGCGCGGGCCTCCTCGCGGTAGCCGGTGCGCAGCAGCGAGGACAGGGTGATCGCCGCGTCCCGCAGCCAGGTGTAGCGGTAGTCCCAGTTGCGGACGCCGCCGATGTCCTCGGGCAGCGAGGTGGTGGGCGCGGCGACGATGCCGCCGGTCGGGGCGTACGTCAGCGCCTTGAGCGTGATCAGGGAGCGGATCACGGCCTCACGGTAGGGGCCGTGGTACGTACAGTGCTCGACCCACTCGCGCCAGAAGTCCTCGGTGGCCTCCAGGGACTGCTCCGGCTCCGGCAGTGCCGGGGGCTGCTTGTGGGACGGTTCCCAGGAGATGGCGAAGGCGACCCGGTCGCCCGGCGCGACGGTGAAGTCCGAGTACGTGGTCAGGTCCTCGCCGTAGGTCTCGGCGGACGTGTCGAACCACACGGAGTCCGGGCCGGCCACGGCGACCGTACGGCCCTCGTGGCGGTGCACCCAGGGCACCACACGGCCGTAGGAGAAGCGCATCCGCAGCGCCGAGCGCATGGGGACCCGGCCCGAGACACCCTCCACGATGCGGATCAGCTGCGGGGCGCCGTCGCGCGGGGGCATGAAATCCGTCACGCGGACCGTGCCGCGCGGGGTGTCCCACTCGGATTCCAGGATCAGCGAGTCGCCGCGGTAGCTCCGCCGCGTCGCCGCGGGCGGCTGGGAGTCCTCGGCGTAGGCCGGCCCCAGCCGCCAGAAGCCGTGTTCCTCGGTTCCCAGCAGCCCGGCGAAGATGGCGTGCGAGTCGAAGCGCGGCAGGCACAGCCAGTCGACCGTGCCGTCCCGGCAGACCAGCGCCGCGGTCTGCATGTCTCCGATGAGTGCGTAGTCTTCGATGCGCCCGGCCACGTGCATCTCCAGTCGAACGGCCACGTCACCCCGCAAGGGGGCTGTCGCTAGTGCGGTCAAGGGGGGTCTTGCAATGCGTCGTTGAGCTGTGAAGCAAAGCAGTCGCTCCGCCGTGAATGCAAAGCGCCAATCTTTGCTCAACGAACTGCCGAGCTCACGTTGTTCCGGAACTTACGGGCGGGGGTGGTGCCGTTCGGCCGGCCGGGCTCGGCAGCGAGTGTCCGAGCAGGATACGACGCACGTAGATGATCTGTGTGCCGCTCGCGGCAACGCGCCTCCGCCGAACGAGTGGCCCACGGGTGAGGGTCCTGTGTGTGATACATGCTGCGTGCCGCCTTGTGCGCGGAGCGTGGCCGTAAGCCGTTCCCTTGCGGCGCTGATACGCTGGTAGCCCGTGGACCGGTGGGCGAGAAACCCCGGAACCGCACCCACAGACCGCGACCACGGGAGCCCCCCTTTGGCCATGCCGCCCGCTGCTTTTCGAAACAGCACAGCTTCGACGACCAAGCACATCTTCGTCACCGGGGGTGTCGCCTCCTCTCTCGGCAAGGGCCTGACCGCCTCCAGCCTCGGCATGCTGCTCAAGGCCCGCGGTCTGCGCGTGGTGATGCAGAAGCTCGACCCGTACCTCAACGTCGACCCCGGCACGATGAACCCCTTCCAGCACGGTGAGGTGTTCGTCACCAACGACGGCGCCGAGACCGACCTGGACATCGGCCACTACGAGCGCTTCCTCGACCGCGACCTGGACGGCTCCGCCAACGTCACCACGGGCCAGGTCTACTCCACGGTCATCGCCAAGGAGCGGCGTGGCGAGTACCTGGGCGACACCGTGCAGGTCATCCCGCACATCACCAACGAGATCAAGCACCGCATCCGGCGCATGGCGACCGACGAGGTCGACGTCGTGATCACCGAGGTCGGCGGCACGGTCGGCGACATCGAGTCGCTGCCCTTCCTGGAGACGGTCCGCCAGGTGCGGCACGAGGTCGGCCGCGACAACGTGTTCGTGGTCCACATCTCTCTCCTGCCCTACATCGGTCCCTCCGGCGAGCTGAAGACCAAGCCGACCCAGCACTCGGTGGCGGCGCTGCGCAACATCGGTATCCAGCCGGACGCCATCGTGCTGCGCTGCGACCGCGAGGTGCCCACCGCGATCAAGCGCAAGATCTCGCTGATGTGCGACGTCGACGAGGCCGCCGTGGTCGCCTGCCCCGACGCCCGCTCCATCTACGACATCCCGAAGACCGTGCACGGCGAGGGCCTGGACGCCTACGTGGTCCGCAAGCTGGACCTGCCCTTCCGTGACGTCGACTGGACGACCTGGGACGACCTGCTGGACCGCGTCCACAACCCCGACCACGAGATCACCCTGGCCCTGGTCGGCAAGTACATCGACCTGCCGGACGCCTACCTCTCGGTCACCGAGGCGCTGCGCGCCGGCGGCTTCGCCAACAAGGCCCGCGTGAAGATCAAGTGGGTCACCTCCGACGACTGCAAGACCCCGGCGGGCGCCCAGGCGCAGCTCGGTGACGTCGACGGCATCTGCATCCCCGGCGGCTTCGGCGACCGCGGTGTGCTGGGCAAGGTCGGCGCGATCAAGTTCGCCCGCGAGAACGGCATCCCGCTGCTGGGCCTGTGCCTCGGCCTGCAGTGCATCGTGATCGAGGCCGCGCGGAGCCTGGCGGACATCTCCGACGCCAACTCCACCGAGTTCGACCCGGCCACCTCCCACCCGGTGATCTCCACCATGGCCGAGCAGCTCGACATCGTCGCCGGTGAGGGCGACATGGGCGGCACCATGCGGCTCGGCATGTACCCGGCCAAGCTGGCCGAGGGCTCCATCGTGCGCGAGGTGTACGACGGCAAGGAGTACGTCGAGGAGCGCCACCGGCACCGCTACGAGGTGAACAACGCCTACCGCGCGGAGCTGGAGAAGAAGGCGGGTCTGGTCTTCTCCGGCACCTCGCCCGACGGCAAGCTCGTCGAGTACGTCGAGTACCCGCGTGACGTCCACCCCTACCTGGTCGCCACCCAGGCGCACCCGGAGCTGCGGTCGCGTCCGACCCGCCCGCACCCCCTCTTCGCCGGACTGGTGAAGGCCGCGGTCGAGCGGAAGATCTCGAAGTAACACGCCCAGTTGTACGGTTGCCGGGGTGCGAATCTTCAACGGTTCGCGCCCCGGCCGCTTTTCCGCGGGCCACGGCAGGACCGCTTCACTTCGGAAGGACAGGCATGACGATCAAGGACACTCCGGAGGAGTGGGAGATCCGCGGGACGAAGACCCCCTTCACGGGCAAGAAGACGTCGGTCCGCACGGACGAGGTCGTCATGCCCGGGGGCGCCGTGGTCAGCCGCGACTACCAGGTCCACCCGGGTTCCGTGGCCGTCCTCGCCCTCGACGACGCCGACCGGGTCGTGGTGCTGCGCCAGTACCGGCACCCGGTGCGCCAGAAGCTGTGGGAGATCCCGGCCGGGCTGCTCGACGTCCCCGGCGAGAACCCGCTGCACGCGGCCCAGCGCGAGCTGTACGAGGAGGCGCACGTCAAGGCGGAGGACTGGCGGGTGCTGGCCGACGTCTACACCACGCCCGGCGGCTGCGACGAGGCCGTACGGATCTTCCTGGCCCGCGGGCTGTCGGAGGCCGAGGGCGACCGCTTCGCGGTGGAGGACGAGGAGGCCGACATGGAGCTGTCCCGGGTCCCCGTCGACGAGCTGGTGCGCGGGGTGCTGGCCGGTGACCTGCACAACAACTGCCTGGTGGTGGGCGCGCTGTCCCTGGTCGCCGCCCGCGCCGGTGACGGCCTGGACGCGCTGCGCCCGGCGGAGGCGCCGTGGCCGGCCCGGCCGTTCGAGGCGTGACGCCGACCGGCGGCTGAAGCCGGTCGGGTACGTCGCCGTCCGGCGGCTGCGGTCCGTCGCGGCACGCGGCCGTCCGAGGTCGGCCGTCCGGCGGGACAGTGGCCGTCCGGGGGCATTGGCCGTCCGGGGCTGAAGCCCGTCGGGGCGTGAAGACGTTCGGGGGCTCGTCGGGCCCACGTGACGTGGAACTGTCCGACGGCTCGTCGAGCCGCACACGACGTGAAGCCGTCCCACCAGTCACACCCGTCGGGGCGTAACTCCTACGATCTGTTGATCCGATCGAGGGAGTCTCGTCCTCCGTGCCGCGCTCCTCACGGAACGTCGCAGAGCGTGAACTAGGCTCTGGAAAACGCCCGAACCGGAGACCCGGCGGGCTTGCGCGTGCGGTGGGACGGGAGTGTGGCCCGTGACGGATCAGGCGGTGGACCCGGACGGTGTGCGGCTCCCTCGGGACGCTGCCCCGGAAGGTCGATTCCTGGGCCGTACCAGGGAGTTGAAGGAACTGCTCGCCGACATCGAGCGAGCGGGACTCGACACCCTCTCCGGCCGTAAGGCCCCCCGCGCGCGGGTGCTCCTCATCGCGGGCCGGCCCGGCTCCGGCCGGTCGGCCCTCGCCGAGGAACTGGTCCGCCGGGTCACCGGCCGTTACCCCGACGGGGTACTGCGCGTCCGGCTCAGCGAACCCGACGGAACGCCCGTACCGGTCGGGCGCGCCGCGCGCGAACTGCTGGAGGCGCTGGACGAGCCCGCCCCCGCCGGCGCCCCCGAGGACGAGCTCGCCGAGGCGCTGCGCACCGCCCTGGCCGACCGCCGCGCGGTGCTGCTGCTCGACGACGCCGCCGACGCCGGGCAGGTCGACGCCCTGCTCCCGGACAACCCCGACTGCCTCGCCGTCACCGTCTCCTCCGGCCCGCTCACCGGCATCGCCGACGTCCGCCCCTGCACCCTGGGCGGCCTCGACACCAAGTCCGGCGTGGAACTGCTGTCCCGGTTCACCGGGTCCGTGCGCATCACCGTCGACCCGCGCGCCGCCGAGCGCCTCGCCGAGCAGTGCCAGGGCCAGCCGGCCGCGCTCGTGCTGGCCGGCGGCTGGCTCGCCGCCCGCCCCAAGGCCGCCGTCGCCGACCTCGCCAAGCAGCTGCACACCGATCCCGGCGCCGAGCCCGTCGTCGCCCGGCTGCTGCGCCTGGTGCACGACTCGTTGCCGCAGGCCGCCGCCCGCACCCTGCGCCTGCTCGCCCTCGCCCCGGCCGGACTGGCCGACCCGCACACCGCCGCCGCGCTCGCCGGCTGCTCGGTGGAGGCCGCGCACACGACCCTGGACGACTTCGCCGCCCACGGCCTGCTGCACTCGGTGGGCTCCTCGGTGCCGCAGTACCGGGTGCCCGGCTGCCTGCACGGCGAGCTGGGCCGGCTCGCCGCCGACCACGAGCGGCCCGCAGAGCTGCAGCTGGCCCGCGCCCGCATGCTGGAGCGCACCGTGCGGCTGCTGCAGTCCTGCCGCGCCATCACCGAGACCGACAGCCCCGAGGCCCGCGAGAAGCTCCTCGCCCTGCCGCCCCCGCTGCGCTTCCCCAGCCCTCGAGCCGCCGCCGACTGGCTGCGGCTGCGCCGGCCCGCCCTGCTGGCCTGCGCCCGGCTCGCGGTCGCCGACGGGGAGCTGGACACCCTGGCCCGGCGGCTGATGTCCCAGCTGGTGCGGGCCATGGTCGCCCACTGCGGTACCCGGGCCGCCGCCGGCGACCTCTACGACGTCCACAACCTGGTCCTCGACGTGGCCGAGCGCCGGAACCTCCCCCGGGAGCGCGCCGCCGCGCTGCTGAACCTCGGCGACCTCGACGCGCGCACCGGCCGTACGGCGGAGGCGCTGGTGCGGTACCGGGCCGCTCTGGACGCCGGACGCGAGGCGAACGACCCCTACGCCACCGGCCGCGCGATGGAATCCGTAGGCGGCGCGCACCTGGACCTCGGGGACTACGACCGGGCGGCGGACTGGTTCGGCCGCGCCCTCGCCGAGCGGCTCGCCCGGGGCGAGGGCCCCGAGGCCGCCCGGCTCTACGGACGCATCGGCGCCGCCCACACGTACGCGGGCCGCTACGGCGAGGCGCTGCGCGACTGGCGCGCGGCCGTCGCCGGACACCGCCGGGACGGCGACGTGGCCGCACAGGCGCGGGCGTTGAGCGAACTGGCCCGGGTGCAGGAGTACGCGGGCCGGCTGGAGGAGTCGCTGCGCACCTGCCGGGAGGCCGTGGAGTGGGCGCGCCGGGCCGAGGACACCCGGCTGCAGGCCGCGCTGCACCTGCGTCTGGCCGACTCCTTCGAGCGGCTCGGCGACTCCGCCTCCGCCGCGCTGCACCGCACGACGGCGGAGCACATGCTGGCCGAAGAGGCCCCGGAGAGCGACTCCGAACCGGAACACGGCGCTAACGCCTGCGAAATCCGTAGCACTTCCGCAGAAGATTGATGCAATGGAAGGCTAGACAGCAGGAACACCTTCATTAAACTGGCTCTGCCGCACCATCTCCTGCGGTCTCTCCCGGTGTGCCCGTGCGTGCCCGGGTATGTGTAGTGATATCCCCATACCCTCTGAGCCAAGGACCGTGATCCACGTGAAGGTCGGCATCCCCCGCGAGGTCAAGAACAACGAGTTCCGGGTGGCCATCACCCCCGCCGGCGTGCACGAGCTCGTGCGCCACGGCCACCAGGTCGTCATCGAGCGCGGCGCCGGTGTCGGCTCCTCGATCCCGGACGGCGAGTACATCGCCGCGGGCGGGCAGATCCTGGACACCGCCGACGAGGTCTGGGCCGCCGCCGACCTGCT contains these protein-coding regions:
- a CDS encoding PucR family transcriptional regulator — translated: MSTPRTPPPSGITVQRALELPGLRSGLPEVLAGAERLGRTVRWVHAGEVPNIASLLKGGELLLTTGYGLGTRPADQRAFVRTLADRGIAALVVELGPRFTRLPAALVDAARAAGLPLVQLHREVPFVTVTEEIHTEIVNGHYALLQRAEEVHRRCTEALLGGGGVPQVLEILAGFTGNPVFLETTDGQLLYAAGEGPEGADPLQVWEGLRDRQRDAPPAGSVLVDVPGGGPGSGGVRARLALLPVRSAPEPVHRMAAERAAGILAVVLMQARQEEELAARGRGDFLTDLAEGRITAEDAPAQARVLGFKPGRGPLLPVVMRLGDTLSPQSGGWAVLARAVGEELSSVGVPVLLGVRPVEGRVPLLLGLRAEADRPAAAERVATALRAGVERAGMLRPGGRPPVVVVGPAGDWAAVPTGLRHAVETATAAQGLPERPWYDARRLDIDLLLWRLRDHPDLADFVDRAIGPVLEHDRRSRPALLPTLETYLAHAGRKAETARELHLNRQTLYNRLARIGELLGTDLDDPQTVLTLSLALRARRHVP
- a CDS encoding glycosyltransferase family 4 protein, whose amino-acid sequence is MTPVSSHASHGQSSLRTVQVLGGGNAASGAHVRSLAAGLVARGVRVTVCAPVEADHAYDFTGVGAEHVHVPRSSDPGSVAALRAACSGADLVHAHGLHASFRTALALSGRQTPFVVTWHDRAHADGPRAHFLRVLERRVVRAATVVLGTTSALVDRARRSGARDARLAAVSLPGPRSAPPPDEADRLRPKVRAELGAVERPLIIAVGSLERRRGYDDLLDAAHAWRLLDPVPLVVIAGEGPLHGELRRRIEDEELPVRLAGPREDVPDLLAAADVAVLPSRREEARSPFAQEALHARVPLVATRVGGVPELVGDAAELVPRGNARALADAVTRLLEDPGRRELLAERGPRQAATWPTEDQTVAQVLSVYDELTRPRPLT
- a CDS encoding NUDIX domain-containing protein codes for the protein MTIKDTPEEWEIRGTKTPFTGKKTSVRTDEVVMPGGAVVSRDYQVHPGSVAVLALDDADRVVVLRQYRHPVRQKLWEIPAGLLDVPGENPLHAAQRELYEEAHVKAEDWRVLADVYTTPGGCDEAVRIFLARGLSEAEGDRFAVEDEEADMELSRVPVDELVRGVLAGDLHNNCLVVGALSLVAARAGDGLDALRPAEAPWPARPFEA
- a CDS encoding CTP synthase, whose amino-acid sequence is MPPAAFRNSTASTTKHIFVTGGVASSLGKGLTASSLGMLLKARGLRVVMQKLDPYLNVDPGTMNPFQHGEVFVTNDGAETDLDIGHYERFLDRDLDGSANVTTGQVYSTVIAKERRGEYLGDTVQVIPHITNEIKHRIRRMATDEVDVVITEVGGTVGDIESLPFLETVRQVRHEVGRDNVFVVHISLLPYIGPSGELKTKPTQHSVAALRNIGIQPDAIVLRCDREVPTAIKRKISLMCDVDEAAVVACPDARSIYDIPKTVHGEGLDAYVVRKLDLPFRDVDWTTWDDLLDRVHNPDHEITLALVGKYIDLPDAYLSVTEALRAGGFANKARVKIKWVTSDDCKTPAGAQAQLGDVDGICIPGGFGDRGVLGKVGAIKFARENGIPLLGLCLGLQCIVIEAARSLADISDANSTEFDPATSHPVISTMAEQLDIVAGEGDMGGTMRLGMYPAKLAEGSIVREVYDGKEYVEERHRHRYEVNNAYRAELEKKAGLVFSGTSPDGKLVEYVEYPRDVHPYLVATQAHPELRSRPTRPHPLFAGLVKAAVERKISK
- the recN gene encoding DNA repair protein RecN; protein product: MRIRSLGVIDDAVVELSPGFTAVTGETGAGKTMVVTSLGLLLGGRADAALVRIGARNAVVEGRIAVPEGSAAVVRAEEAGAELDEGTLLVSRTVSAEGRSRAHLGGRSVPVGLLAELADDLVAVHGQSDQQGLLKLSRQRQALDRYAGYAVAVPLGKYTEAYKRLRAVTAELEEITTRARERAQEADMLRFGLEEIAAVEPRAGEDAELAEEAGRLGHAEALASAAAVAHAALAGNPEDPEGVDAGTLVAGAQRALEAVRAHDPALAALTDRIGEIGILLRDVAGELAGYADDLDADPLRLAAVEERRAALTALTRKYGEDVAEVLAWAERSAARLTDLEGDDERIGELTAERDGLRNELGALAQELSQARAEAAERFAAAVTDELASLAMPHARVSFDIRQTEDPEGVEVNGRTVAYGPSGVDEVELLLAPHPGAPPRPIAKGASGGELSRVMLAVEVVFAGTDPVPTYLFDEVDAGVGGKAAVEIGRRLARLAKKAQVVVVTHLPQVAAFADRQLLVEKTNDGSVTRSGVKVLEGEDRVRELSRMLAGQEDSETARAHAEELLAAARADG
- a CDS encoding tetratricopeptide repeat protein codes for the protein MTDQAVDPDGVRLPRDAAPEGRFLGRTRELKELLADIERAGLDTLSGRKAPRARVLLIAGRPGSGRSALAEELVRRVTGRYPDGVLRVRLSEPDGTPVPVGRAARELLEALDEPAPAGAPEDELAEALRTALADRRAVLLLDDAADAGQVDALLPDNPDCLAVTVSSGPLTGIADVRPCTLGGLDTKSGVELLSRFTGSVRITVDPRAAERLAEQCQGQPAALVLAGGWLAARPKAAVADLAKQLHTDPGAEPVVARLLRLVHDSLPQAAARTLRLLALAPAGLADPHTAAALAGCSVEAAHTTLDDFAAHGLLHSVGSSVPQYRVPGCLHGELGRLAADHERPAELQLARARMLERTVRLLQSCRAITETDSPEAREKLLALPPPLRFPSPRAAADWLRLRRPALLACARLAVADGELDTLARRLMSQLVRAMVAHCGTRAAAGDLYDVHNLVLDVAERRNLPRERAAALLNLGDLDARTGRTAEALVRYRAALDAGREANDPYATGRAMESVGGAHLDLGDYDRAADWFGRALAERLARGEGPEAARLYGRIGAAHTYAGRYGEALRDWRAAVAGHRRDGDVAAQARALSELARVQEYAGRLEESLRTCREAVEWARRAEDTRLQAALHLRLADSFERLGDSASAALHRTTAEHMLAEEAPESDSEPEHGANACEIRSTSAED
- a CDS encoding glycoside hydrolase family 15 protein, whose translation is MAGRIEDYALIGDMQTAALVCRDGTVDWLCLPRFDSHAIFAGLLGTEEHGFWRLGPAYAEDSQPPAATRRSYRGDSLILESEWDTPRGTVRVTDFMPPRDGAPQLIRIVEGVSGRVPMRSALRMRFSYGRVVPWVHRHEGRTVAVAGPDSVWFDTSAETYGEDLTTYSDFTVAPGDRVAFAISWEPSHKQPPALPEPEQSLEATEDFWREWVEHCTYHGPYREAVIRSLITLKALTYAPTGGIVAAPTTSLPEDIGGVRNWDYRYTWLRDAAITLSSLLRTGYREEARAWREWLLRAVAGDPENLQIMYGIAGERELGEAELDWLPGYETSAPVRVGNGAAHQLQLDVYGEVTEALHLAHMTGLARNDYASLLQLKLIQYLEKHWQEPDEGIWEVRGPRRHFVHSKVMAWVAVDRTIKLIESGDADGPLEEWKQLRDDIHRDVCEKGYDKERNTFTQSYGSRELDAALLLIPQVGFLPPDDKRVIGTVEAIQRELSTSDGFILRYPTEGMDEGVDGLPGDEGAFLACSFWMADDLAMIGRVDEARKLFEKLLALRNDLGLLAEEWDPRLQRQVGNFPQAFSHVPLIDTALRLTASGAYGG